One window from the genome of Enterobacteriaceae bacterium Kacie_13 encodes:
- a CDS encoding LrgB family protein: MTDLLISILCFVITLGLYYANKKLYRHRRTLLLMPLVFTPIVLVVLLVATRTSYQDYIGETHWLLWLLGPSTIAFAVPVYENMAVIRRHWMSLSAGVLTAIVVAVSSSVWLARMLTLPEEIQRSLAVRSITTPFALAAAKQMGGQPDLVALFVVITGVFGMAVGDMLFLRLAVKSGLAKGAGFGAASHGAGTARAYELGAEEGVVSSLVMMLAGVVTVVIAPMIGVVMW, from the coding sequence GTGACTGATTTGCTCATCAGTATTTTGTGTTTTGTCATCACGCTTGGCCTGTATTACGCCAACAAAAAACTTTACCGCCACCGCCGCACATTACTTCTGATGCCGTTGGTATTCACGCCAATTGTGCTGGTGGTGTTGCTGGTGGCGACACGCACGTCCTATCAGGATTATATCGGCGAAACCCACTGGCTGCTGTGGCTGCTTGGGCCGTCAACTATTGCCTTCGCGGTGCCGGTGTATGAAAACATGGCGGTGATCCGCCGCCACTGGATGTCTCTCAGCGCGGGCGTGTTGACGGCTATCGTTGTAGCGGTTAGCAGCTCCGTCTGGCTGGCGAGAATGTTGACGCTGCCGGAAGAAATCCAGCGCAGTCTGGCGGTGCGTTCGATTACCACGCCGTTCGCACTGGCCGCGGCAAAACAAATGGGCGGACAGCCGGATCTGGTGGCGCTGTTTGTGGTGATTACCGGTGTATTCGGCATGGCCGTCGGCGATATGTTATTTCTTCGTCTGGCGGTGAAAAGCGGTCTCGCTAAAGGCGCCGGATTCGGGGCCGCATCGCATGGTGCAGGCACGGCCAGAGCCTATGAACTGGGCGCGGAAGAAGGCGTAGTCTCGAGTCTCGTGATGATGTTGGCGGGGGTTGTGACGGTGGTGATTGCGCCGATGATCGGGGTAGTGATGTGGTGA
- a CDS encoding Na+/H+ antiporter translates to MEIFFTILILILVVSLSGVVTRMLPFQIPLPLMQIAVGALLAWPNFGLHVDFDPELFLVLFIPPLLFADGWKTPTREFLHHGREILGLALVLVLLTVVGIGYLIYMMVPDIPLVAAFALAAVLSPTDAVALGGIVGKGRIPKSIMSVLEGEALMNDASGLVSLKFAIAVAMGTMIFTVGGASVEFLKVAIGGLMAGVAVTWLYSKSLRIMSRWSGDDPATQIVFLLLLPFASYLIAEHIGVSGILAAVAAGMTISQSGIIRNAPLAMRLRANSVWAMLEFVFNGMVFIMLGLQLPGILENSIDQATHDPSIVTWHLFADVGIIYFALLILRFVWLWVMKNFSNRFLKKKPLLFGSYSTRELWVASFAGVRGAITLAGVLSIPLFLADGSAFPSRYQLVFLATGVILFSLIAGVIALPFLLKGVVVADGSAYREEERMAKSIAAEVAIESLHKMEERLAADTEENIDEQTLKEISSRVIGTLRRRTANRDDMETALKLENLERRFRLTALRAERGELYHLRATQKISNETLQKLLHDLDLLEALLVEKEV, encoded by the coding sequence ATGGAAATATTCTTTACCATTCTGATTTTGATTCTGGTGGTGTCGCTCTCCGGTGTCGTAACCAGAATGTTGCCGTTTCAAATTCCTCTTCCATTAATGCAGATCGCCGTCGGTGCCTTGCTGGCCTGGCCGAATTTTGGTCTGCACGTGGATTTCGACCCGGAACTGTTTTTAGTCCTCTTCATTCCGCCTCTGCTGTTCGCGGATGGCTGGAAAACCCCGACCCGTGAATTCCTCCACCACGGTCGCGAAATACTTGGGCTGGCGCTGGTGCTGGTGCTGCTCACCGTCGTCGGTATCGGCTATCTGATTTATATGATGGTGCCGGATATTCCGCTGGTCGCAGCGTTTGCGCTGGCTGCTGTGCTGTCACCGACCGATGCCGTGGCGTTGGGCGGAATTGTCGGTAAAGGCCGCATTCCGAAGTCGATCATGAGCGTGCTGGAAGGTGAAGCGCTGATGAATGATGCGTCCGGTCTGGTGTCGCTGAAATTCGCCATCGCCGTCGCGATGGGCACGATGATTTTCACCGTCGGCGGCGCGAGCGTCGAGTTCCTGAAAGTCGCCATCGGCGGCCTGATGGCGGGTGTCGCGGTGACGTGGCTGTACAGTAAATCGCTGCGCATCATGAGCCGCTGGAGTGGTGATGATCCGGCGACGCAAATCGTGTTCCTGTTGCTGCTACCGTTCGCGTCTTATCTGATCGCTGAACACATCGGCGTATCGGGCATTCTGGCCGCCGTAGCTGCCGGTATGACCATCAGCCAGTCAGGCATTATCCGCAACGCGCCGCTGGCGATGCGTCTGCGTGCGAACAGCGTCTGGGCGATGCTCGAGTTTGTGTTCAACGGCATGGTGTTCATCATGCTGGGCCTGCAACTGCCGGGCATTTTGGAAAACTCGATCGATCAGGCAACGCATGATCCGTCAATCGTGACCTGGCACCTGTTTGCCGATGTCGGGATTATCTACTTTGCGCTGCTGATCCTGCGTTTCGTCTGGCTGTGGGTGATGAAGAACTTCAGCAACCGCTTCCTGAAAAAGAAACCGCTGCTGTTCGGCAGCTACAGCACGCGTGAGCTGTGGGTGGCGTCGTTTGCTGGTGTGCGCGGGGCAATTACCCTCGCCGGTGTGCTCTCGATTCCGCTATTCCTGGCCGATGGTTCTGCCTTCCCGTCGCGTTATCAGCTGGTCTTTCTGGCGACCGGCGTCATTCTGTTCTCGTTAATTGCCGGTGTGATTGCCTTGCCATTCCTGCTCAAAGGCGTGGTTGTCGCCGATGGCTCGGCGTATCGAGAAGAAGAGCGTATGGCGAAATCTATCGCGGCGGAAGTGGCGATCGAAAGCCTGCACAAGATGGAAGAACGTCTGGCGGCCGATACCGAAGAGAACATCGATGAACAGACGTTGAAGGAAATCAGTTCGCGGGTGATCGGGACGCTGAGGCGAAGGACGGCAAACCGTGATGACATGGAAACCGCACTGAAGCTGGAAAACCTCGAGCGTCGTTTCCGCCTGACCGCGCTGCGCGCTGAACGTGGCGAGCTGTATCACCTGCGCGCCACCCAGAAAATCAGCAACGAGACGCTGCAAAAACTGCTGCATGATCTCGATTTGCTGGAAGCGTTGCTGGTGGAAAAAGAAGTGTAA
- a CDS encoding LysR family transcriptional regulator, with translation MDVRTLRYFVEVVRQQSFTRAAEKLFVTQPTISKMLRHLEEELECTLIVREGRRLRLTDSGQALYQRGLNILEEFRQLEAELEDINSLKSGHLRLGIPPMVGTQIAPLIGSFRQQYPGIELVISEFGGLTVQQAVISGELDLALTALPADAVPSIASLLLFSHPLCVVVPRTPHWQNRTRIALSELADESILIYNEDFALYRQLMDAFTAQGFIPKIAARSGQWDFLAAMVQTGMGVAILPEPICQRLDKNALMWLPLEPLMPWQLGLIWHDGSYLSNSAQAWITLCRDYWKPAPR, from the coding sequence ATGGACGTCCGTACGCTACGTTATTTCGTCGAAGTAGTCCGCCAGCAGAGCTTCACCCGCGCGGCGGAAAAGCTGTTCGTCACCCAGCCGACCATCAGCAAAATGCTACGGCATCTGGAAGAGGAGCTCGAATGCACACTGATTGTCCGCGAAGGACGGCGCTTACGGCTGACTGACAGCGGCCAGGCGCTCTATCAGCGCGGGCTGAATATCCTCGAAGAGTTTCGCCAGCTGGAAGCCGAACTCGAAGACATCAATTCTTTGAAATCAGGCCACCTGCGGCTGGGCATTCCGCCGATGGTCGGTACGCAGATTGCGCCGCTGATCGGCAGTTTCCGTCAACAATATCCGGGTATCGAACTGGTCATCTCTGAATTTGGCGGGCTAACCGTGCAACAGGCGGTCATCTCCGGCGAACTGGATCTGGCGCTCACCGCACTGCCCGCCGACGCCGTGCCTTCTATCGCGTCGCTTCTCCTCTTCAGTCATCCGCTGTGCGTGGTGGTACCGCGCACACCACACTGGCAGAACCGTACCCGCATCGCCCTCAGCGAGCTGGCGGATGAAAGCATCCTGATTTACAACGAAGATTTCGCACTGTACCGGCAACTGATGGACGCGTTTACTGCGCAAGGTTTCATCCCAAAAATCGCCGCCCGCAGCGGACAATGGGACTTTTTAGCCGCGATGGTGCAAACCGGTATGGGCGTGGCGATACTGCCCGAACCTATCTGTCAGCGACTGGATAAAAACGCGCTGATGTGGCTGCCGCTGGAGCCACTGATGCCTTGGCAGCTCGGCCTTATCTGGCACGACGGCAGTTACCTTTCTAACAGCGCGCAGGCGTGGATTACGCTTTGTCGGGATTACTGGAAACCGGCGCCACGCTGA
- a CDS encoding permease — protein MSSQQPQTGRAIAPKGPLDAYFKISARGSNVRQEVIAGLTTFLAMVYSVIVVPSMLGKAGFSPTAVFVATCLVAGFGSLLMGLWANLPLAIGCAISLTAFTAFSLVLGQHISVPVALGAVFLMGVLFTIISVTGIRSWILRNLPMGVAHGTGIGIGLFLLLIAANGVGLVVKNPLDGLPVALGAFTSFPVVMTLLGLAVIFGLEKLRVPGGILLVIIAISIIGLIFDPAVKYQGLFAMPSLAGADGKSVIFDLDIMGAMKAAVLPSVLALVMTAVFDATGTIRAVAGQANLLDEKGQIISGGKALTADSVSSIFASLVGASPAAVYIESAAGTAAGGKTGLTATVVGVLFLLMLFLSPLSYLVPAYATAPALMYVGLLMLSNVNKLDFTDFVDAMAGLLCAVFIVLTCNIVTGIMLGFSALVIGRIFSGEWRKLNVGTVIIAVALVVFYAGGWAI, from the coding sequence ATGTCGAGTCAACAACCTCAAACGGGCCGCGCGATTGCGCCAAAGGGCCCGCTTGATGCTTATTTCAAAATCAGTGCGCGTGGCAGTAACGTGCGTCAGGAAGTGATCGCCGGGTTAACGACGTTCCTGGCCATGGTGTATTCGGTGATTGTGGTGCCGTCTATGCTCGGTAAAGCGGGCTTCTCGCCGACCGCGGTGTTTGTCGCGACCTGTCTGGTCGCCGGTTTCGGTTCCCTGCTGATGGGGCTATGGGCAAATCTGCCACTGGCGATTGGCTGTGCCATCTCCCTGACGGCGTTTACTGCATTTAGTCTGGTACTCGGTCAGCACATCAGCGTGCCGGTTGCGCTGGGCGCGGTCTTCCTGATGGGCGTGTTGTTCACAATTATCTCGGTCACCGGGATCCGTTCGTGGATATTGCGCAATCTGCCGATGGGTGTTGCGCACGGTACCGGCATCGGTATCGGTTTGTTCCTGCTGCTGATCGCCGCCAACGGTGTCGGGCTGGTGGTCAAAAACCCGTTAGACGGTTTGCCTGTCGCGCTGGGTGCTTTCACCTCTTTCCCTGTGGTCATGACGTTGCTGGGTCTGGCGGTGATTTTCGGCCTTGAAAAACTGCGCGTGCCGGGCGGCATTCTTCTGGTGATCATCGCGATTTCGATTATCGGCCTGATTTTCGATCCGGCAGTGAAATATCAGGGCTTATTCGCGATGCCTTCTCTGGCGGGCGCGGATGGTAAATCAGTGATTTTCGATCTCGACATCATGGGCGCGATGAAAGCGGCAGTCTTGCCAAGCGTTCTGGCGCTGGTGATGACGGCGGTCTTTGACGCCACCGGCACCATCCGTGCGGTGGCCGGGCAGGCTAATCTGCTGGACGAAAAGGGTCAGATCATCAGCGGCGGTAAAGCCCTGACAGCCGACTCCGTCAGCAGCATTTTTGCCTCCCTGGTTGGCGCGTCTCCGGCTGCGGTTTACATCGAGTCAGCCGCAGGCACGGCGGCGGGCGGTAAAACCGGCCTGACCGCCACCGTCGTCGGCGTGTTATTCCTGCTGATGTTGTTCCTCTCTCCGCTCTCCTATCTGGTGCCAGCTTACGCCACCGCCCCAGCGCTGATGTACGTCGGCCTGCTGATGCTGAGCAACGTCAACAAACTGGATTTCACTGATTTTGTCGATGCCATGGCGGGTTTGTTATGCGCGGTATTTATCGTGCTGACCTGTAACATCGTCACCGGCATCATGCTGGGCTTCAGCGCGCTGGTGATTGGCCGTATCTTCTCGGGCGAATGGCGCAAGCTTAACGTTGGGACGGTGATCATCGCGGTAGCGTTGGTGGTGTTTTATGCAGGTGGGTGGGCGATATAA
- a CDS encoding ATP-binding cassette domain-containing protein — protein sequence MSDHQVTENQNMMITLENVNKWYGQFHVLKDINLSVKPRERIVLCGPSGSGKSTTIRCINHLEEHQQGRIIVDGTELNDDLRNIERVRTEVGMVFQHFNLFPHLTVLQNCTLAPCWVRKMPKKEAEELAMHYLKRVRIAEHAHKFPGQLSGGQQQRVAIARSLCMKPKIMLFDEPTSALDPEMVKEVLDTMIGLAEEGMTMLCVTHEMGFARTVADRVIFMDRGEIVEEAPPLEFFANPKSARTREFLSQVIH from the coding sequence ATGAGCGACCATCAAGTCACTGAAAACCAAAATATGATGATCACGCTGGAAAACGTGAATAAGTGGTACGGACAGTTCCACGTATTGAAAGACATTAATCTGAGCGTCAAACCGCGCGAGCGCATCGTGTTGTGTGGTCCGTCTGGCTCCGGTAAATCAACGACCATTCGTTGCATCAACCATCTCGAAGAGCATCAGCAAGGCCGCATTATCGTTGATGGCACCGAACTGAACGACGACCTGCGTAATATCGAACGCGTCCGCACGGAAGTTGGCATGGTGTTCCAGCACTTCAATCTGTTCCCGCACCTGACCGTGTTGCAGAACTGTACGCTGGCGCCGTGCTGGGTGCGTAAGATGCCGAAAAAAGAGGCGGAAGAGCTGGCAATGCACTATCTAAAACGCGTGCGCATCGCCGAACACGCCCACAAATTCCCCGGCCAGCTTTCCGGCGGCCAGCAACAGCGCGTTGCCATCGCTCGTTCGCTGTGCATGAAGCCGAAGATCATGTTGTTCGACGAACCGACGTCCGCACTGGATCCGGAAATGGTGAAAGAAGTCTTAGACACCATGATCGGTTTAGCAGAAGAAGGCATGACGATGTTATGCGTGACGCATGAGATGGGATTTGCGCGGACGGTGGCCGACCGGGTGATCTTTATGGATCGCGGTGAGATCGTGGAAGAAGCGCCGCCGCTGGAATTCTTTGCAAATCCTAAATCGGCGAGGACAAGAGAGTTTCTGTCACAGGTGATTCATTAA
- a CDS encoding CidA/LrgA family protein yields MLLALRTKAPSLLIRCQIPVQVVLYAVLFVIADRLVTALHLPLPANIVGMLMLLLLIMFRVLPLKWVKAGSRWLLAEMLLFFVPAVVAVVNYAQLLMIEGWKIFLVIGISTVLTLGATALVVERVYRLEQRLAARKASRD; encoded by the coding sequence ATGTTGTTGGCGTTGCGCACTAAAGCGCCGTCCCTGTTGATCCGCTGCCAAATCCCCGTTCAGGTGGTTTTATATGCGGTGTTATTCGTGATTGCCGATCGCCTGGTTACCGCGCTGCATCTGCCGCTACCCGCTAACATTGTCGGGATGCTGATGCTTTTGCTGCTGATTATGTTTCGCGTGTTACCACTGAAATGGGTGAAGGCCGGGTCACGGTGGTTGCTGGCTGAAATGCTGCTGTTCTTCGTCCCCGCCGTAGTCGCGGTAGTGAATTACGCGCAGTTGCTGATGATCGAAGGCTGGAAGATTTTTCTGGTGATTGGTATCAGCACTGTGCTGACGCTTGGCGCAACGGCGTTAGTCGTGGAACGGGTTTACCGGTTGGAACAGCGTCTGGCGGCGAGGAAGGCATCCCGTGACTGA